In the genome of Diaphorobacter sp. HDW4A, the window GTTCATTCGAGGCCCGGCATCAGGGCGGCGTTGTGCTCTCCGACCTCGGGGGCTCGGGATCTCACCGCCGGGCGTGCTCCGTCGAACGACAGCGGCAGGCTCACCACGCGCAGATCCACGTCCGGTATCGGCTGGAAGATGCCGAGCGCCTCGGTCTGCGGATCCGCCATCACCTGAGCGAAGTCCTGTATCGGCGCGCAGGGAATGCCCGCTGCTTCCAGCGTGTCTATCCAGTGCTGACGGGTGTGTCGTCGAAAGGCGATCTCGATCTGGGGAATCAGTTCCGCCTTGTGCTCCACGCGCAGCGCGTTGCTGGCGTAGCGTGGATCGCTCTGCCATTCGGGGTGGCCCAGAACGCGTGCCAGCTTGAAGAACAAGCGGTCATTGGCGGCGGCGACCACCACTTCGCCATCGGAGGTCGGCAGCGCCTGGAAGACCACCACGTTGGGGTTGCCGCTGCGATGTCGCGCGGGCTGTCGTCCTGTGGCCTGAAAGCCCGCCATCATGACCTGCAGCCAGCCGAGCGCGGTTTCGAACAGCGAGGTGTCCACCCTGCAGCCGGTGCCGGTCTGGCCGCGCCGAAAGAGCGCCGCGAGACAGCCCAAAGCCGCCCAGGCGCCGGTGCCCAGATCCAGCACCTGCATGCCGACGCGCGCTGGTGGCCCATCCTCTGGCCCGTTGATGCTGAAGATGCCCGAGAACGCCTGAACCATGGGTTCGTAGCCCGGGGTGAGGCTGCGTGGACCCTTGTGGCCGAATGCCCCCAGCGAGCAGTGGATCAGGGACGGATTCAGCGCCATGAGCGCGTCGGCGCCCAGGCCTAACTCTTCCAGCGAGCCGGGGCGCATGTTCTGGATGAACACGTCGGCGGTGGCAATCAGTTCCTTGAGACCGGCGATGTGCCGCGCGTCCTTGAGGTCGAGCGCGAGGCTCTTCTTGCCGTGGTTCATCGCCTGGAACGTGGTGGCCGTGCCGCGCCAGAACGGCGGCCCCCAGCCGCGCGCGTCATCGCCCGAGCCGGGGCGCTCGATCTTGATGACCTCGGCGCCGAGCGAGGAGAGGATCTCGCTGGCATACGGGCCGGCGATGTTCTGGCCTATCTCCACGACCTTGATGCCTTCGAGCGGTGCGGATGCGGTGGAATGTTTCATGGTCATCGTCCGGTGAAGTGGGGTGGGCGTTTCTCGATGAAGTGCTGCACGCCTTCACGGAAGTCTTCCGTGGCTTTGCAGTCGGTCATTTCCCTGTCGGCCACGCGCGTGGCTTCGGCAAGCGTTCCCTCGCGAGCCGCGAGGAGCTGTTGCTTCATGATGCGGGTGGAGCGCGGCGATCCCAGATTGGCGATCTCGTTGGCGCGCTCCAGCACGGCGTCGAGAAATCCTTCGGCCGGGAGCACGTTGGCCAATCCCATGCGGCCCGCTTCTGCGCCGCTCACCGTGCGTCCGCTCAGGAGCAGGTCGGCCGCGTGCATGGGGCCGATCAGACGCGGGAGCAGCCAGGCGATGCCGTGTTCCGCCACCAGTCCGCGCCGCGCATAGGGCGCCGTGAGCCTGGCCTCTGGCGTGACGAAACGCAGATCGCTGTATAGCGCAATGCACAGACCCACGCCCGCCGCCGCGCCGTTGATGGCCGCGATGAAGGGCTTGTCGAGCGTGGTGAGGTAGCTGTAGCGAGGGTCCGCGTCAGCGGTGGACGGCGTGGGTGTCGATGGGCCGGACTGCAGCACCTGCATATCCATGCCGGCGCAGAACGCCTTGCCCGCGCCGGTCAGCACGATGCAGCGAATCTCGTCGTCGCTCCGGATTTCTAGAATGCGCGCCTTGAACTGCTGCTCAAGCGCGGGAGTCCAGGCGTTCATGCGCTCGGGACGGTTGATGGTGAGAAGCGCGACGCGGTTGCGGATCTCGCAACCCAGTTCGGAACTTTGCAATTGGCTGTCTCCTGGGCTTGTCTGTTGCGCTTCAGTATTCCCGGCGGCCATTGCGAGGGCAAGATTAGAATTTCGGTTATTGAAATTGTTAAGGTTCGCCATTCCATGGCCAAATCGACCCGGGCCCTCACGCATGAAAGTCAGGTGTACGTTCGCAGCACGGCGGGAAGCCAGTCGCTGGAACGCGGTCTGTCGATACTGCGCGCTTTCAGACATGGCGTTGGCGTGCTCTCCAATTCGGAACTGGCCGAGCGTGTGCAATTGCCTCGGCCCACGGTCAGCCGGCTGACGCGATCGCTGGTGGATGCGGGGTTTCTGATCTACGACTTCGAGGCCAGAAGCTACCGTCTGGCCCCCGTGTGCCTGACGCTGGCCCTGTCGTTCCGAAGTTCGGAAGCAACTCTGGAGATGGCGCTGCCCCACATGCGCGCGCTTGCCGAAGGACGCCGGGTCAATGTGGGACTTGCGGTGGCCGACCGCTCCGAGATGGTCTACCTGGACTCCGTGCGCCTGAGCCGCCTCGGCATCTTCCGCCGCCTGTCGCCGGGATCGCGCATTCCCATCGCCCAAACCTCGCTCGGATGTGCCTATCTGGCGGGCATGGCCCCGGTGCAGCGCAGGCTATTGCTCGACCGCCTTAAACGCGAGCACGGCGCGTCCTGGCCACCGCTCAAGGCGCATGTGGAGAGATCGCTGGAGAGCATTTCGGAACGCGGCTTCTGCGGCGCGCAATGGGCCGCCGGCATGGCCGCCGTTGCCACGCCACTGCAGACCGCCAGCGGTTTGTATGCCCTGAACGTGAGCTTTCCCGTTGCCGAAACAGTGACCGCTGCGGAACTCCGCACGCATGGCGAGCTACTGTTGGACTTGAAGAAAAAGCTGCTGGCGACAGCGGCGATGGCAGCGGTGACGTGATTGGCGGACGCTGTCGGGTGCGCGCTTATTGCTGCTCCAGTTCAATATGGGCGTCGCGGATGATTTTTCCCCAACCCTGAACTTCGCGTTTGATGTACGCATTGGCTTCGTCCGGCGAGCTTGCGATCGGTTCAGCTCCAAGGGAGTTCAGCCTGCGCTGAACGACAGGTTTGTCCAGCGATTGCCGGATCGCCGCGTTGAGTTTGGCGATGACTTCGGTCGGTGTGCCTCTGGGGGCCAGAATGGCGGCCCAGGATTGGGAGTCAAAACCCGCAACGCCCGCTTTGTCGATGGTAGGTACCTCTGGAAGCGCGAGCGATCCCGACTTGCTGGCGACGCCCAGCACCTTGAGCACGCCGCGTTTCACGTGAGGGATCACCACGGGCCCTGACTCGAACATCATCGAGATTTCCCCAGCGAGCAAGCCATTGAACGCGGCGGTCGATCCGCGATAAGGGACATGGGTCATCTGGATTCCAGCCGATTTGCCGAACATCTCCATGGTGAGGTGATTCGTGAGTCCCGCACCACCGGAGCCGTAGTTGATCTGACCGGGGCGGGTCTTTACATACCCCACGAGTTCTTTGACCGTGTTGGCCGGGAGCTCGGTGCGTGCGACCAGAAATTGCGGAACCGCCACGAGCATGGACACTGCGGAAAAGTCCTTGGCCGTGTCGTACGGCAACTTGGGATACAGGCTTGGATTGATGGCGAGTGGTCCGCTGGAGGCCACGACCAGCGTGTAGCCATCGGGCTCTGCGCGCTTGGCGCTCTCCATGCCAACGATGCCAGCCGCACCGGCCCGATTGTCAATGTAGAAGGACTGGCCAAGGGACGTGGTGAGCTGTTCCGCGACGATGCGTGCCAGCGCGTCTGTAGTCTGGCCGGCGGGGAACGGAACGATGAGACGCACTGGCCGGTTGGGATAGTCCGCAAGCGCAGGCATCGCGAGCGACATGAGGGCTGAGGCGACGATGGGCGTGACGGCTTTCATGCTTGCGGCTCCGAAGTCAGTTCGTGGATCAGGGCGGGGTCTGCGCGGCGGTAGTGCCAGGCGCGGCCTACCGCGAGGCCCGAGCGTTTGCGCAGCTTGACCATCATCTCGGCCCAGGCCCAGGCGGCGCCGAAGACGTCGACGACCGGGCAGTCGTCAATGGAATGAACGCCGTTGGCCCAGAGCAGTTCGGCCATGACGCCCTCGGCCGGGATGAGGACGTCGGCACCGTCGGCGATGGCCTCGCGTGCGGCCTGAGTGAAGGACGCGATCACATGGACGGGGTCGTCGAACCCACGTGCCAGCGCCGGTTCTTCGAGCGGTGGCTTGATGGACTCCGCATGCAGGACGCGCGCGTTCAGCCCGTGACTCTCTACCGACATCTGGGTCATCCATGCGGTGGTGGGCGCGTTGGAGATCGGTGCGATGTAGCGGCCCAGTGAGCAGGCGACGAGCAGGCTCGCTTCCGTCAGCGACACGACCGGAATGTCCACGGCCGAGCGCAGTTCACGCAGAAAGGGCTCGCTGAACGAGCCGAGCACGAA includes:
- a CDS encoding tripartite tricarboxylate transporter substrate binding protein, which codes for MKAVTPIVASALMSLAMPALADYPNRPVRLIVPFPAGQTTDALARIVAEQLTTSLGQSFYIDNRAGAAGIVGMESAKRAEPDGYTLVVASSGPLAINPSLYPKLPYDTAKDFSAVSMLVAVPQFLVARTELPANTVKELVGYVKTRPGQINYGSGGAGLTNHLTMEMFGKSAGIQMTHVPYRGSTAAFNGLLAGEISMMFESGPVVIPHVKRGVLKVLGVASKSGSLALPEVPTIDKAGVAGFDSQSWAAILAPRGTPTEVIAKLNAAIRQSLDKPVVQRRLNSLGAEPIASSPDEANAYIKREVQGWGKIIRDAHIELEQQ
- a CDS encoding CaiB/BaiF CoA-transferase family protein; this translates as MKHSTASAPLEGIKVVEIGQNIAGPYASEILSSLGAEVIKIERPGSGDDARGWGPPFWRGTATTFQAMNHGKKSLALDLKDARHIAGLKELIATADVFIQNMRPGSLEELGLGADALMALNPSLIHCSLGAFGHKGPRSLTPGYEPMVQAFSGIFSINGPEDGPPARVGMQVLDLGTGAWAALGCLAALFRRGQTGTGCRVDTSLFETALGWLQVMMAGFQATGRQPARHRSGNPNVVVFQALPTSDGEVVVAAANDRLFFKLARVLGHPEWQSDPRYASNALRVEHKAELIPQIEIAFRRHTRQHWIDTLEAAGIPCAPIQDFAQVMADPQTEALGIFQPIPDVDLRVVSLPLSFDGARPAVRSRAPEVGEHNAALMPGLE
- a CDS encoding aspartate/glutamate racemase family protein, producing the protein MRIWHQSCTELDGLGVYRRTLDAHARAIVATDCSVELHGIPAGRYRGRSPSSALGNAVRAEREGYDAFVLGSFSEPFLRELRSAVDIPVVSLTEASLLVACSLGRYIAPISNAPTTAWMTQMSVESHGLNARVLHAESIKPPLEEPALARGFDDPVHVIASFTQAAREAIADGADVLIPAEGVMAELLWANGVHSIDDCPVVDVFGAAWAWAEMMVKLRKRSGLAVGRAWHYRRADPALIHELTSEPQA
- a CDS encoding enoyl-CoA hydratase-related protein encodes the protein MQSSELGCEIRNRVALLTINRPERMNAWTPALEQQFKARILEIRSDDEIRCIVLTGAGKAFCAGMDMQVLQSGPSTPTPSTADADPRYSYLTTLDKPFIAAINGAAAGVGLCIALYSDLRFVTPEARLTAPYARRGLVAEHGIAWLLPRLIGPMHAADLLLSGRTVSGAEAGRMGLANVLPAEGFLDAVLERANEIANLGSPRSTRIMKQQLLAAREGTLAEATRVADREMTDCKATEDFREGVQHFIEKRPPHFTGR
- a CDS encoding IclR family transcriptional regulator; translation: MAKSTRALTHESQVYVRSTAGSQSLERGLSILRAFRHGVGVLSNSELAERVQLPRPTVSRLTRSLVDAGFLIYDFEARSYRLAPVCLTLALSFRSSEATLEMALPHMRALAEGRRVNVGLAVADRSEMVYLDSVRLSRLGIFRRLSPGSRIPIAQTSLGCAYLAGMAPVQRRLLLDRLKREHGASWPPLKAHVERSLESISERGFCGAQWAAGMAAVATPLQTASGLYALNVSFPVAETVTAAELRTHGELLLDLKKKLLATAAMAAVT